ATTGTGCTTATATTATAATCTAATTTTTTTTCATCAAGTATTGCCGTAAATTTTTCAATTACTCCTGTTTTTTTAAGTTTATTTAATCTTGATAATGTAGCCGCCGGTGAAAGCTTTATTTTTTTTGCCAATTCTTTATTTGTTATAGAAGAGTCTTTCTGAATCAACCCCAATATTTTATAGTCGCATTTATCCAAATTATATTTCATAATTTATCCTTTTATATATATTTTATTTTGCTCTTTTTGATTATTGCAATATTATATTTGGTTTGTCAACCCTATATAAGAATTAATATCTTTTTGGGATTTTTATTAAAGAATGCCCTCGATAAAACTAGGTGACTTTGAAATTTCTATCAAGGGATTTTCAGAATGATATCAATGAAATAGATTCATTTGTTGAGTAATAATATTTCCTTACGAAGCATTTTCATTGACGCTCGTGCGCTTCCCGACATTACCGTCGGGATAAACTCCATTTCCCGGGCGCCAGCTGGGTGTGGTTTGCTCAGAATATGATGCCAGCGCGCAGAAGGAGAGTCGGTGAAAGTGAGACGGAGTAGTCAGTATTTCCGCCTGTCGGGGCAGACAAAAAGCCTATTTCATATACAAACATTGTTCCTGTGCTGCTTAAAACCAGTATTTCCAGTGACGGCTTTACAATAAGATATTCTGTGCTGTCCACGTAATAATTGCCAGGCATACTGCCGTAACCAAGAGTTATTCCAGGACGCAAGATTACATTGCCCCCCTCATTTTTGAAGACAGCTTTGTGGAAAGAATGGGGACGGTGCTTTACAATCATTTCTGTATTTATGCATTTTTTTCCATATAAAAAACCCTGATATCACCACACCCATATTTTTCTATCTTGTAAATACTATAGCCCAATTTTTGATATAGCAGGATGTTCTTATCGCTTTTGGAACCAACAAAAAGATCAAATTTCTCTGGAGTATAGCATTTCTCAATTTCGTTCATTAAAGCACTTCCAATTCCTTTATTTTGCATATTTGGATGAACAGCCAATTTCCCAATATAACATACGCCATTATTTTCATGAGCACGAACTGTTCCAATAATTTCACCTTCGCAAATAGCTTTTAAAAATACATGCCCTTCAAATTGTTCTTGCACTTCCCTGGTGGTTTGTTTAAGAGGCTGAATGTCATAATTATTATATCTCTCAGCTTCGCTCTGATAAGAAAGTTTTTGCAATTTTAAGATTTCTTCTGCATCTTTGATTTCCGCTCTTAAAATTTTATATTTCATTCTGCGGTTTATTCAGATAATATTATAGCCTCTTCTAAGATGTGGTAGAAAACAATAACTTTAATATCCTTTACAGCTTGCTTTTTATTGCAGATACAACATCAGCTGTTGCTGACTGCCCCATACAAGCCACTTCATCATCTATGGTTATCACAGGCACTATCTTGTTGCCAAATGAACTTAAAAGCTTAAATACCTGCGGATTATCCTGAGGATTATTCATTTTCTGAATATCGTAAACCTGCACCTCAAGTCCAAGGTCTTCTATCGCCTTCTTTAGAGAAGATACCTCCTGTTCGTCCTGACCGATTGATCCACAGCAGGTCGATTGCTCGCCGCATGGAAACTGCTTTTCCATGGTGAATATTTTTGCTGTTTTCTGCTCTGACATAACGTATTACCTCCTTTCAATACTTGGCACTCTAACTCCGCTTACCAGCGGCTTATATCTCATTATTTACAACTTGAGGGGGCGCACCCTCCTGACCCGCAAGAAGAGAGAAGAGTTCTCATTAAATTCGCTTTATTGATCTCATCTCCCTCCAATTTAGCGGCTGTTCTACCGGGAGGTATGACGATAAAAACTGTCGTTTCTGATTCGGATGACATCTTGAAATTTTCTCTTAACTTTTCTTCATTTTTATCATCACTGTTTGCATAAACCACGTTGACAGTGCCCTTGAAATTATCCGCCACTGATTTAAGGTCGGTTTTAATCGCGGTAAAATCGGGTTCTTTATTCCCGTGGAAACACAAAAAGACAACGCATCCATCCTGAAGATTCTTAATGAGTTCTGCTTCTTTCAAAGAAACCAGGCTTTCTACCAGATTATTTTTGTCTACTGTCCCGGGGAAATAACCTGTGGCCGCTCCATTCGGGGCTACCACCAGAACTGTCGGGTTCTCCCGTATATTAAAAGAACCTATTAATTCCCGTTCTTTTGGATCATCCATCTTAACTTCGACTATAGCTATTTTTTTTGAGATTCGTTTTTGCTTACCCTTTTTCGACTTCTTTTTTCTGCCGCTTAATTCCTTCTTTGTCTTCTCAAGAACAGCCATCATCTTTTTTCCTTTTTTTGTTTTTAGATCACCGCAACATACGAATATATAATTTTTTTCCTTACCCAACTCCCCTACTTTCCTCCAAGCGGGAGTTTTTATATTTATCCCCGCGCTTGAAGCAAAAGTAAAGATAGCGGAAAAAAGTATAATAAAAACACATCTTTTTATTGTCATCAGCCCCTCCATATGAAAAATATTCCGGAGCCTATGAGCAGGACTCCGGCTACACGCCTGACATAAAACGACCATCTCCCCGCAAATCTGCTTAATAGATCACTGAACAGTCCAATGGCAAAAAGCGGGATGCTCTGACCGATTGCAAAAGTTCCCATGATCAGCGCTCCGTGCAGCGGTCTTCCCTGAATAGCCGCATAAGTTAAAACTATAGGCAGCGCAGGCATGCAACAGGAAGAACCGACTCCTACCATGCCGCCCATGCAGAGACCGAATGTAAAAGGGCCAAGAAACCCTTTTTGCTCCATCTTTGGAATTGCTATATTGGCGGGAAGCTTTATTACTCCGAGGACAAACAGTCCGGCTATTATACAGACCGGGCCGATGAAATACGCCCAATACCTGCCTAATGAATTCTGTAGAGTAAGGCCTGCCATAGAGACTGTTACCCCCAGAACGACCAGCGTGACTATAGAGCCCAGCATAATGAAAAAAGGAAAAAAGGAATAAGGATGCGGCTCTTACGATCTATTCCGTATCCGCTCACGAAACCGGCCACAGCCAGCACAAGAGGCAGACAGCAGGTGATAAACGTCATGCAGGCCAGGAAATCCTAAAAACAAAGTAACGGGATAAGTAAGGAATGATATGTTTTCCAGGTATCCGGCATAATTGGTTATTGTCTCAAACACTAGGATCTCCTTTAAAACAGATTAAATATATATCCTGCAGTCACACAACCGATAAAACTCAAAGCAATATATAAAACCAGGAGCTTTTTTTTAAATGCGGCTGAGAGCATCATTATCGCGGGTATGCTTAAGCCCGGACCGCCCAACAGATAAGCAAGGGTTGCGCCCGGCCCCATCCCTTTAGCAATCAGAGCCATTGCTGTCGGTACCTCAACATAGGTGCACACATAAGCTAAAACAGAAACAATTGAGGCGATAAACACTGAATTAAGCACCTTCCCCCCAACCAGACTAACAATTAAACTTGTAGGAATTAATACCCTGATTGCCCCTGCGATTAGAACTGCCAGGACAAGATAATAATTTAACTGCAAAAATAAATGCCATGAGATCCTGAAGGTTTTGATGATCTTTTTCCCAAATGTCAGGTTTTCACTACCCTGAGGCAAAACAAAACAGGCATTCTGCTGCGCCGACATATCCCGGTTGACAAGCTTCCATCTTCCATCCCCGGTTTTCTCTATAATATCTGCCTCTTCCAATTCCTTCAGCTTATCCAGGTTTTCTGCCCCTGCCTCTTTTAGGTTGATTCCTTCCGCCTTGCCGGCTAGTTTCATACCTATCTGATAAGCGAATTGCTGAACCGCAGGTGAAAGTTTAGGCATAGCGTATACCTTTATCAGGTGCTTTAAACCGCCCCTTCTCTGCCACCAGGCGACTATTGTGCCTACACTCATGGCAATGGCGAATACACCGATAACGCGTGCCAGGGCAAGTTTCTTGCCAAGTAGTCCGGCAGTCATAAATACAGTGGGAATGTTAAGCATTGGGGCTGCTATCAGAAAGGCAAGTGTCGGGCCCAAAGGCACGCCCGCCTCAAGCATCCCTACCAGAACCGGTACGATCCCGCAGGAACAGATAGGAATAATACTGCCTGCCGCGGTAGCCATAAGATTTGCCTTGAATCCGCCATAACCCATTTTTTTCTTAACCGCTTCCCATGAAACGAATACCACCAGACTACCGGCGATGAGCATGCCTATAAGCCAGTAAGGCAGCAGTTCTACTAAAAGAGCGGCTCCTTTTATGATGATATACCAGATAACCAGTGGCATATTACCTAATGGAGGATTCTCTATCTCTGTCAATCTCGCCTCCAGTCCTGTTATATTTTTTGGCTGCAGGAGACCTGCTTTGAACATCCCTGACCATGACAGATCGTTAACTGCCACGTATGCTATCGCGATGGCATAAAGTGCTATTACCAGACATAAAAACAATATCTGCTTTTTCTTATCTGCTGTATCCATTAAGAAGATTTCTCCATTTCCATATAACTAAACCCGCGGCTTGATGTGACTTTTTTCGTTTGATTGTTTTATAAAAATATTCATTGAGAGACTTGAAAACAGCATTTTTGTCTTTCTCAATAGTATTTTCTTCAGCATTTCGATTTCTCTTTCAATCTTTTTTTCAATCTCTTAAAATCACTTATCATAGTTCCGTTATCAGAAAAACACTGTTTTAGACACATCCTGAGATTTTTATCAAGAGTTGTTTCAGCTTCTTTTATTGAATAGTGTATCCACAGACCCTCTCTCCTATCCTCTACTAATCCTACATTTTTTAAATAATAGAGATGGCGGGATATTTTAGATTGAGTGGTATCTAGGACTTTTACCAGATCACAGACACATAATTCGCCATGAATAAGAAGAAGCATTATCCTCAAACGTGTCTCATCAGATAAAGCCTTAAATAGTTTTGTTTCTTTTCGCATATTTTTTCTACTATTCCCGTATATCCGTATACACAGATATAGTATGAAGTATTTGGGTCAGAGTCAAGATTCTGCCTGATTTTCGTGACTGCTCCCTGATTTATTAATTCAATACCACTATAA
This DNA window, taken from Candidatus Omnitrophota bacterium, encodes the following:
- a CDS encoding winged helix-turn-helix transcriptional regulator, yielding MKYNLDKCDYKILGLIQKDSSITNKELAKKIKLSPAATLSRLNKLKKTGVIEKFTAILDEKKLDYNIST
- a CDS encoding GNAT family N-acetyltransferase, with translation MKYKILRAEIKDAEEILKLQKLSYQSEAERYNNYDIQPLKQTTREVQEQFEGHVFLKAICEGEIIGTVRAHENNGVCYIGKLAVHPNMQNKGIGSALMNEIEKCYTPEKFDLFVGSKSDKNILLYQKLGYSIYKIEKYGCGDIRVFYMEKNA
- a CDS encoding arsenic metallochaperone ArsD family protein — translated: MSEQKTAKIFTMEKQFPCGEQSTCCGSIGQDEQEVSSLKKAIEDLGLEVQVYDIQKMNNPQDNPQVFKLLSSFGNKIVPVITIDDEVACMGQSATADVVSAIKSKL
- a CDS encoding permease, yielding MDTADKKKQILFLCLVIALYAIAIAYVAVNDLSWSGMFKAGLLQPKNITGLEARLTEIENPPLGNMPLVIWYIIIKGAALLVELLPYWLIGMLIAGSLVVFVSWEAVKKKMGYGGFKANLMATAAGSIIPICSCGIVPVLVGMLEAGVPLGPTLAFLIAAPMLNIPTVFMTAGLLGKKLALARVIGVFAIAMSVGTIVAWWQRRGGLKHLIKVYAMPKLSPAVQQFAYQIGMKLAGKAEGINLKEAGAENLDKLKELEEADIIEKTGDGRWKLVNRDMSAQQNACFVLPQGSENLTFGKKIIKTFRISWHLFLQLNYYLVLAVLIAGAIRVLIPTSLIVSLVGGKVLNSVFIASIVSVLAYVCTYVEVPTAMALIAKGMGPGATLAYLLGGPGLSIPAIMMLSAAFKKKLLVLYIALSFIGCVTAGYIFNLF
- a CDS encoding metalloregulator ArsR/SmtB family transcription factor, whose amino-acid sequence is MRKETKLFKALSDETRLRIMLLLIHGELCVCDLVKVLDTTQSKISRHLYYLKNVGLVEDRREGLWIHYSIKEAETTLDKNLRMCLKQCFSDNGTMISDFKRLKKRLKEKSKC